The stretch of DNA GTTTGCTGATCTTTACGCGCTCGTGTTTGTCAGGGTCATGATGGTTCAGAAGCATCAGCTCCTGGTTCACGGAAATGGTTCCGCGCTCAACCTTACCGACACCGATACGGCCTACATACTCATTGTAGTCGATGGTGCTGATAAGAACCTGCGTATCTCCGTCCGGATCTCCCTCCGGAGCAGGAATCGCATCAAGGATGGTCTCAAAAAGCGGAGCCATATTCTCAGGTTTGTCCTCAAGGTTACGAACTGCATAGCCGGCTTTTGCGGAGGCATACAGGAACGGGCAGTCCAGCTGTTCGTCAGATGCGTCCAGATCCATGAGAAGCTCCAGAACCTCGTCGACAACCTCCTCCGGACGTGCTTCCGGACGGTCGATCTTATTGATGCAGACAATAACATGCAGGTTCAGTTCGAGAGCTTTACGAAGTACAAATTTAGTCTGAGGCATGGCACCCTCGAAGGCGTCCACAAGAAGAATAACGCCGTCTACCATCTTCAGCACACGCTCTACCTCGCCGCCGAAGTCCGCATGACCTGGAGTATCGATGATATTGATTTTTACATCCTTATAATGAACTGCGGTGTTTTTGGAGAGAATCGTAATGCCGCGCTCACGCTCAATATCGTTGGAGTCCATGACACGTTCCTGGACTTCCTGGTTCTCACGGAAAACACCGCTCTGTTTCAAAAGCTCGTCAACAAGTGTTGTTTTACCGTGATCGACATGGGCGATAATGGCCACGTTACGAACATCTTCACGCTTGGTCTTCATATAATCCAAATCCTTTCTTTCCATATATAAGTAATCTTTTTTGTTAAAAATGATGTCCAAATTTATAGTCTATCACATTTTTGTGAGATTACAAGACATAAAAAAATATTTTTGGTTTTTCATTTTTCAGGCATATTATACCGTAAATACACATAGATTGATATAGACGAAATACACGAAGAGGAAGGAGAGCTACTTATTATGGCAGATAAAATTATTGAAAACAATCAGGTATCCGTTATGGGACGGATCGCTACGGGGTTTACTTTCAGCCATCAGGTCTTTGGAGAAGGATTTTACATGATGGATATCCTAGTAAAACGTCTCAGCGATTCGGAGGACAGGATCCCGGTGATGGTGTCTGAGCGGCTGATCGATATCACACAGGATTATGTGGGAGAATATATCGAGATCCACGGACAGTTCCGATCCTATAACCGTCATGAAGAAAAGAGAAACCGGCTTGTGCTTTCAGTCTTTGCCCGGGAAGTGAAGTTTGTGGGGGAGGACGAAGAAACTGTGCCGGTCAATCAGATCTTTCTGGACGGATATATCTGTAAACCGCCTGTATACAGAAAAACACCGTTGG from Blautia sp. SC05B48 encodes:
- a CDS encoding single-stranded DNA-binding protein, which produces MADKIIENNQVSVMGRIATGFTFSHQVFGEGFYMMDILVKRLSDSEDRIPVMVSERLIDITQDYVGEYIEIHGQFRSYNRHEEKRNRLVLSVFAREVKFVGEDEETVPVNQIFLDGYICKPPVYRKTPLGREIADLLMAVNRPYGKSDYIPCICWGRNARYASAFEVGGHVLIWGRIQSREYMKRISENETEKRIAYEVSVSKLEYVE